The Cetobacterium somerae sequence CATCTACTTTTTCATCTCTAAAAAATACAACATCATTTTTTTTAAATTTTTTTATTTCATATTTTATCTTCCCAAATAAATTTTCTAATTCATCTTCTGATATTCCTTTAAATAATTTAAACTTAACTAAAGTTTTAAAATCCATTATAACCTCCTCCTATTTTTTCAATAATATTTAATATTATAATACCATTGTTTATTAGAAAAAATAATACTATAATTAGTATAAGAGGTGATTTTATGAAAAAATTTGGTTTATTGGGAAAAAATATTTCCTATACATTCTCACCAACTTTACATAGTAAAATTTTTGAACTATATAATATTAATGCTCAATACAAAGTATATGATTTAAAAGAAGAAAATCTAATTAAAGAATTTTTACAAAATCTAAAACAAGAAAATATTTTAGGAATTAATGTCACAATCCCATATAAAACATCTATTTTAAAATTTGTAGACATTTTATCTCCAGAAGTTCAATCTATTGGAGCTGCCAATTGCATAAAGTTTGAAAATGGAAAACTTATTGCGTACAATACTGATTACTTTGGACTTATAAAAACATTTGAAAAAATGGGATTAATCTTAAAAAATAAAAAAGTAGTTATTTTAGGTACTGGTGGAGCATCAAAAGCTTGTATTAAAGCCCTTTCAGATTTGGGTGCGATTATCTATGTTGTTTCTAGAAATATTATTAATGTAGAAAATGAATTAAAAAATGTATTTTTACTTTCATATAATGATTTAGAAAAAACTTCTGGTTATTTACTTATAAATGCCACTCCTGTTGGTACTACCCCTAATATTAATACCTCACCAGTTAAGAAAAATATCATCCAAAATTTTAATTTTGTTTTAGATCTAATATATAATCCTAAAGAGACTTTATTTTTAAAATATGCTAAAGATTTAGGAAAAACCTTCGAAAATGGTTTATATATGCTAATCTCTCAAGGAATAAAATCTCAAGAAATTTGGAATGAAAGAGAATTTAACTACGAACAAATATACAATGAACTCATTAATACAATTTATAAATAACATTGGAGGCTTTTTAAATATGAAAAAAATTATCATCACTTGTCCAAAGTGTAAAGAAAAAATGAAAATAATGGATAAAGTTGCAAAATATAGATGCCCAAATTGCAAAGAAATCTATAAATTTACTTGGTACAAAAGAATAATTCAAAAATTTGTTGGTTTTTTTCAAGGAATTGTTCAAACTTTTATTGATATAAAAAATAATTTTATAACAAAATACAAAAATACAAAAGCTACCTACAATTATATGAAGCAAATGAAAACCAACATGAAAAATAACCCAAATTGGTCAAATTATCATAGAGAACAAGCAGAAGAGAAAAGAATGAAAAATGCTCAAAAACCTAGTTTTTGGGATAAATTTAAAAAATAAAATTAAAAAAAAGGAGAGTTCTTTATACTCTCCTTTTTTCTTGAATTTATTTTACTACAATATTTACAATTTTACCTGGAACAACTATTATTTTTACAACAGTTTGTCCTTCAATAAACTTCTTAACATTTTCTATTTCTAATGCCTTCTTTTCTAACTCATCTTTAGAAACTGTTCTCTCTACTTCTAAAGTTCCTCTTAATTTTCCATTAACTTGAACAGCTATTGATATCTCATCTGCTACAGTTAATTCTTCTTTATGAGTTGGCCATGATTCTAAGAATAACATGCCCTTATTTCCCATCTCTTGCCATAACTCATCACAGAAATGAGGGGTAAATGGTGATAGCATAATAACAACATTTACCATCGCTTCTCTAAATATTTTTTTAGATTCTGATGTTTCTTTATCTGTTCCTAAAACTTGAGTTCTAAAATCTTGCATTTCATTTAATAACTCCATAGTTGCTGCTATCGATGTATTAAAGTGATAGTCAGCTTCGATAGACTCAGTTACCTTTTTAATTGTTTGGTGTAATTTTCTAACTAATCCTTTATCTTCTTTACTTAATTTTGTATAATCAATCACTGTTGAATCTGTCAAATACTCTTTATTTTCAAGAACTAATCTCCAAATTTTATTTAAAAATCTTGCTGCTCCTGCCAATCCATTTTCATTCCACTCTAATTCTCTCTCAGGTGGGGCAGCAAACATTATAAATAATCTAGTAGTATCTGCTCCATATTTATTTATCATAATCTCTGGATCTACACCATTATTTTTAGATTTTGACATTTTTTCAACTTTAACTTGGACCTCTTCACCAGTTGTTTTTAAGAAAGCTTGAGATCCTTTCATTTCAACTTCATCAGGGTATAAGAATCTATTTTCATTTGCTGAGTAATATGATGGTCCTAGTACCATTCCTTGAGTTAATAATCTTTTAAAAGGTTCATTTGATGATAATAATCCCATATCTCTTAAAACTTTTGAGAAGAATCTTGAATATAATAAGTGCATCACAGCATGCTCTATTCCACCTATATATTGATCTACAGGAACCCAACCATCAACAATATCCTTTTCAAATGGTAAGTTTGTATTTTTAGGATCACAATATCTTAAGAAATACCATGATGAATCTACAAATGTATCCATTGTATCAGTATCTCTTCTTGCAGGTCCACCACAACAAGGACATACTGAATGCTTATAACTTTCTGATGTTTCTAAAGGATTTCCATTACCTGTGAATTCTACATCTGTTGGTAATAATACTGGAAGATTCTCATCTTTTTCCATAACTACTCCACATTTTTCACAATATAAAGCTGGAATTGGTGTTCCCCAGTATCTTTGTCTTGAAACTCCCCAATCTTTTAATCTGTACTTTGTTGTTCTTTCTCCAAATCCTTTTGCTTCTACATATTCTGCTATTTTAACTAAAGCTTCTTTTGAAGATATTCCATTAAATTCTTCAGAATTTGTCATTACTCCAGATCCAACAAAAGCATTTTTCATCTCTGAAGCTTCTATCACAATCTCTTTTTTTGTTTCTTTATCTATTGGATTAATTACAACTTTTATTGGTAAATCATACTTTTTAGCAAAAGCAAAATCTCTTTCATCATGAGCTGGTACAGCCATAACAGCTCCAGTTCCATAGTTCATTAATACATAGTCAGCTATCCATAACTCAACTTTTTCTCCATTTACAGGATTTATTACATGCCAACCTGTATTTATACCATTTTTTTCTTTTCCTTCAGCTGTTCTTTCAATCATATCAGTATTCTTCATTGCAGATACAGCTTCTCTTATACTTGAATTAATTTTTATAATTTCATCTACTAATGGGTGCTCTGGAGCAATTACAGCATATGTAACTCCAAATAATGTATCAACTCTTGTTGTAAATACTGGTAACTTTTCATCTTTTTCAACCAACTTAAAGTTTACTTCTGTTCCAAAAGATTTTCCAATCCAGTTTTTTTGCATTGTTAAAACTTTTTCTGGCCATCCATCAACTAACTCTTTATGCCCTTCTAATAATTCCTCTGCATAATCTGTTATTTTAAAGAACCATTGCTCTAAATCTTTTTGGATAACAGGAGTTTTAGAGTGTCTCCAACACATTCCATCTTCAACTTGCTCGTTTGCTAAAACTGTTTGGCAATCTGGGCACCAGTTTACAGTTGATTTTTTCTTATAAACTAATCCCATTTCAAACATTTTTTTAAATATCCATTGATTCCACTTATAGTACTCAGGAGTATAAGTAGCAATCTCTCTATCCCAGTCATATGATAGTCCCATCATTTTTAACTGTCTATTCATATTATCTATATTTGATTTTGTCCATAATGCTGGATGTGCACCATTTTGAATAGCAGCATTTTCTGCAGGTAATCCAAACGAATCCCATCCCATTGGATGTAGTACATTATACCCTTTCATTCTTTTATATCTTGCTATAACATCTCCTATTGTATAGTTTCTAGCATGACCAACATGTAGTTTTCCAGATGGATATGGTAACATCTCTAAAACATAGTAATTTTCTTTTCCTTCAACTTTATTTTCAGTCTTAAATATATTTTCTTCTTTCCATTTTTGTTGCCATTTTTCTTCAATTTGGCTAAAATTATATTCTCTCATCTCTTCACCCCATTAGCTTTAATTTTATCTCATAATATAGCATAAAAAAACCTGTACTTCCACAGGTTTCTTTATTTAATATAAATTTTTTGCTATCTCAGAAAGTATTATTCCTCCAGCTACAGAAACATTTAATGAGTTAATTTTTCCATGCATTGGTATCTTAACTAAAATATCACAATTTTCTTTTACTTTCTTTCTTATACCTTCACCTTCACTACCTAATACAAGAGCCGTCTTATTTGGATATTTCTCTTCATGATAATACTTGCTTCCAGATCCTTCAGCACCGTAAACCCAGAAATCTAACTTTTTTAACTTTTCTATTGCATCAGATATATTTGTAACTTTTACTATATCAACATGTT is a genomic window containing:
- the aroE gene encoding shikimate dehydrogenase yields the protein MKKFGLLGKNISYTFSPTLHSKIFELYNINAQYKVYDLKEENLIKEFLQNLKQENILGINVTIPYKTSILKFVDILSPEVQSIGAANCIKFENGKLIAYNTDYFGLIKTFEKMGLILKNKKVVILGTGGASKACIKALSDLGAIIYVVSRNIINVENELKNVFLLSYNDLEKTSGYLLINATPVGTTPNINTSPVKKNIIQNFNFVLDLIYNPKETLFLKYAKDLGKTFENGLYMLISQGIKSQEIWNEREFNYEQIYNELINTIYK
- the leuS gene encoding leucine--tRNA ligase, coding for MREYNFSQIEEKWQQKWKEENIFKTENKVEGKENYYVLEMLPYPSGKLHVGHARNYTIGDVIARYKRMKGYNVLHPMGWDSFGLPAENAAIQNGAHPALWTKSNIDNMNRQLKMMGLSYDWDREIATYTPEYYKWNQWIFKKMFEMGLVYKKKSTVNWCPDCQTVLANEQVEDGMCWRHSKTPVIQKDLEQWFFKITDYAEELLEGHKELVDGWPEKVLTMQKNWIGKSFGTEVNFKLVEKDEKLPVFTTRVDTLFGVTYAVIAPEHPLVDEIIKINSSIREAVSAMKNTDMIERTAEGKEKNGINTGWHVINPVNGEKVELWIADYVLMNYGTGAVMAVPAHDERDFAFAKKYDLPIKVVINPIDKETKKEIVIEASEMKNAFVGSGVMTNSEEFNGISSKEALVKIAEYVEAKGFGERTTKYRLKDWGVSRQRYWGTPIPALYCEKCGVVMEKDENLPVLLPTDVEFTGNGNPLETSESYKHSVCPCCGGPARRDTDTMDTFVDSSWYFLRYCDPKNTNLPFEKDIVDGWVPVDQYIGGIEHAVMHLLYSRFFSKVLRDMGLLSSNEPFKRLLTQGMVLGPSYYSANENRFLYPDEVEMKGSQAFLKTTGEEVQVKVEKMSKSKNNGVDPEIMINKYGADTTRLFIMFAAPPERELEWNENGLAGAARFLNKIWRLVLENKEYLTDSTVIDYTKLSKEDKGLVRKLHQTIKKVTESIEADYHFNTSIAATMELLNEMQDFRTQVLGTDKETSESKKIFREAMVNVVIMLSPFTPHFCDELWQEMGNKGMLFLESWPTHKEELTVADEISIAVQVNGKLRGTLEVERTVSKDELEKKALEIENVKKFIEGQTVVKIIVVPGKIVNIVVK